The following DNA comes from Hordeum vulgare subsp. vulgare chromosome 3H, MorexV3_pseudomolecules_assembly, whole genome shotgun sequence.
GAAGGTTCTTTCAATATTAGGCAGATCTTTCAACTAAGCACGTCTCTTTTGTAATCAATCATGGGTATCATCTTAACACTACTTAcctactagcagatattttcaaatGTGTGAAAGAATCAACTGCTGGAGATTTCAGAATCTGATAAACTATGCAATTTTTGGTTACATCTTTTTCATTCAGTTTTGGACTTTAGCTCTGTCGTATGTATGTAACTATCTATATTAATTTTCAAGATCCTCTGATTTCAAGAGTAAAGAATAAGGCAGGTAGGCGCAACATACATGGTGAAATCACTCTTAATTATGTTCTTCACAGGGAATACTTACCCTTATAAGATGAACTTGGTTGGAAGATTTTGGCTCTATGAAGCAGATCCGGACCATGATAGCATGATCGTAATTGCTAATCTTGTTGTTGACTAACAGAAAGGAGTACATATTCACATTGTGGTATAATGATGGTAAGACAATCATATATTTTCTTCAGAAGGTTCCTATTTATTGCTTATTGACgatgaaatatttttttcttttcaaaatcttACTCACAATTTTATTGGGGAGAGATATGGCATATGTTAGTTGTCTCATGTTTTAGGCAACCGACAAAGACTTGCTCAATTTTTACCTATGTTCTTTGCATTGCTTAGGTCTATAAATTTCTGGTATTGGCAAGAAATAATTCTCTATGGTGGGCGATCTTATCGAAGCCTTGCCCGAAAAAATGGTTACATCCCACTTATAGGTCAGTCTTATTCGCTACACTCACATACATAAGCTGACACCTTGTTCAATTACTTTAGAGAAGCATTGCTTTCGGCTGAGTCATGCCAACTCATTAAATTTCATTATTTTCGTGTTAAATAGTGAATCCAAACTCCAACATTGTTTCCAAAGCTCGTTATGTAAgggaattttgtgtggagttatgcAGAAGTGCAATGGTCTGTAAATAAACCATTATTATCACCTTCTGTTGAATTATAGTTAACTGGTTATATACCGTTCGCTTGCAGATCCAGATGCACACACTTTTTTTATAATACCTACAGATAGGTGAAAGCAGTATAGATTCATGAGGTGCTATCTGGTCGGTTATGAGGTTTGTGCACCCATTGGCCATTAATCTTCATTTATGGTTATCTaacttcattatataatttgattaataAAACGTGGTAGTGTATTTTTGTGTGATTTACGAAAAGTCATATACAAAATTTACCATTATTTAGTGCTTACAAATGATAGCACTCAACAGTAATTATTCATGCCGTATCTGATGATACTTGATGCCCCTATGAGATAGCCATTGGGATTCTTGATGATACTTGATGCCCTTGGAGATAACCATTGGGGTTCTTGATGATATTTTTCGTGCGTCTTTTCATAGTAATGCCTTAGAAGCGGTCGTCTTAGTATACATTGCTTTTCATTGATCATAATATTACAAGTTGCATGTTATCAGTTATTTCGGATCATGTTACtaaataattttatttttttttatatatatatatatacatatatctaTCTGACATGTGATACCTTCCAAATTTACGAATTTAATTTTTGTTTTATGCcaataaaaatttacaaaattgTCTACCATTTTACGTTTTATTGATAAAATGGACGGGCGCGGCAACGCGCGCCCATCACGATCTAGTGGATACATGATGACCTCACTCGACTGAGACTTAACCAAGTCTCAGCCGACTGAGTCTTTGACAAACACTaataataaatttattttttaatTTGCTACTAGGTTTGACATCTTTTTTTAATTACATCCTTATCtatgtagttctttcttttttatttgctacttcctccgtttcaaaataagtgtctcaactttatactagctctagtataaaattgtactaactttgagacagttattttgagagAGGGAGTATTATGTAGAGTAGTTCATTAGTCAACTGTTCATCACCTGCCTCCTTCTCTTGATCCTAGCCTTGAAgccgttcttcatgtggaggatgATTGAGATGTTGGGCTCGACGACGTGCCCCGGCACGGCCTCCACCTCGAAGTTCCGCACCACGGCCGCTGCGACCACCTTGAGCTGCACGAACGCCATGTCCTTGCCGAGGCAGGTTCGTGGCCCAGTGTTGAAGGACGCGAACTTGTACGACGGCACGTACCGCAGCTTGCCATCCTCCCCGATCCACCGCTCCGGCCGGAATTCCCGGCAGTCCTCGCCCCACACGGCCTCCATCCTCCCCATCGCGTACAGCGACACCACGATCTTGTCCCCCGGCCGCACCTGGTGCCCGCTCGGCAGTGCCTCGGCGGCGACCACGCCCTTGTGCTCGAACGGCACCGGAGGGTACAACCGGAGGGACTCGCACAGGGCGGCATGGAGGTACACCAGCCGGCCTAGCTCATCGGGGTCGTAGGTCACCATGTCGTCtagggtggtgctggtggtggcctTGATGGTGTCGAGCTCTGCCAGGATCTTGGACTCCACCCGTGGGTTCATTGTGAGGAGATAGAAGAACCAGGACAGTGCCGAGCCGGTCGTGTCGCGGCCGGCGAGCATAAGGTTCATGGTCGTGTCACGCAGGATGACGTCGTCAACGGCATCGTCGTCCTCATCGATGTAGGAGGAGAGCAAGTCTGCCgagtcctcgtcgtcgtcctcgatCACACGTCCGGCCTTCACCGCGTCCCGCTGCTTGGCGATCGCGTCGCCGATGAACCCGTCGATGTCGAGCCGCGCCACCGTCATTTTCCGCTCGTACCCGACCCCGAGCCACCGCACCAGCTTCCACCACGACAGTGGGAGCACACTGCGGACGAGGAGCACGTCCATGGCGTCGTCTATAGCGCGTGCAAAACGCACCTCCGGGAAACTGACGGTCAGACAGCCCGGGTCGACGCCGAACACCAGCGTTGCCGTCATGTCGAACGTCAGTCTGAGGAACACGTCCTTGAGGTCACACACGCCGCCGGTGCTGGTGGCGGCAACGTGGTCGAGCAGCGGGAGCAGGTCGCGCTCGACCTTGAGGCGGCTGCACCGGGACACGAAGGCCCGAAACCGTGGCCCGGACATGAGCAACTGCGCCTTGGCGCGCTGGCGACGCCAAGAGTCGCCGTCGGCGTTGAAGATGCCGCCGCCGAGGATGTCCATGATCTCGGCGAGCTCAGTGCCCTTGGGGTAGTTGGGGAAGTTGGAGGTGAAGACGTGGCGGACGTTGGCCGGGTCGGAGGTGAAAAAAAGATGCCTCCCCGAGAGCGGTGGTCCGGTGAGGCGGAAGTTGAGCTGGGTGGTGCTGAGGAGGGACGTGACCCAGTCGTGGAGGCGCGGGAGGTTGACGAGGAGCGCCGGCAGCATACCCACGACCGGCCAATCCAGCGGGATCAGTGGGTTCTTGCGCCTGGACCTGACGTGGAGGTAGTAGAGGACGGCGAGGCAGAGCAAGGCGAGCGAAAACTCGAGGAAGGAGACGGGCGCCATTGTTAACGTTTTTGCTAGCTCTTGCAGTTCCATCGGTGCCGTGCCCAAGGTCTGGCAGGAGGAGTGCTGCTACAACGGTGTGGTGGGGGCTGAACGCCACGCGCGCGAGGGCCGTACATGTACTCATGCTCGAGCAGTACTCAACAGTCATGGATTTCCTTTCAGATGCTTACTCCTAATCAATGCTTTGATATGACATTTGCACTAAAAGTACTCCGTAGTACTCAGCACTGCACATATTTACTCAAGTCCAAGGAAAGAGCGCTACCACAGTGCCACTGACGCATCTAGAGTTGAAAGCTCCAAAAGGACGATTACTCTTTTCAAAGGATAACGCCGACACGTGTCTAGTATTTTATAAAGaaggagaccaatatgaatattTTATACGTGCGTATATATATTAGATCATGATATAAAAATTGTGAATACTGTTTACGTACCTGAAGAGTTCCTGGATTTTTGATCCGTCGTTCAATTATAAAGCGAATGTTCTCAcaaacatagtatgcacatagATTATGGCCCGATTGTTGCCGCATGGAATGCTTTACAAGAATAGAATTCAGTCAGATAATAACCAAGCATTATAATGGTActgaaactagaactaaagatATGCACGgacgtagctagtactacttaattaccctATATGTTGTCCACCGCAGCTTTGATTTCCATTCACCACGAACATTCTTGATGAACGGGCTCCAAACTCTGCCCggcaaagaaaaaaaataaaaggagttaTTAATTaattgatattaggaaatgaactaaagaggtcgatatagtgcgataatgattgaaattatctGTCGAGCATGAATTTCAGGGACATGTACTCGTCCTCGTCTTTTCTTAGTGAGTCCATTACGTGAACGGTTTCCTTGTCAACCGTAATGATTAGCAGGATCCAGTAAAATCTGCGTTGTATAAGCGGACATGCATGCACGCAACTCAACAAGCACTATATGTAAATTTAACATCGATTGGGTAAgaaaaatagaatttatagtataagacagtaacactcacctgaagttgtaaggaaataatatttttCATTGTGACTTGGTATCTCCAAAATCCGGAACAAGTGATCCTGTGTATCTTTTGGAAATTCTAGTACAGCTTTGTCATAGATGCAatttgggtcaatgaagccaATGCCATGTGTTCCATATTTTTTCATTTTaaacatcttcattctgcataacaccatacacaaaagaatatagtgaggataattagagcCAAATGAACGAGCAGATGAGCTAGGGACTTGAAttacagaaagaaatcacttacaaacaatagcaactgacgatagatttgtcgagtgcgtcttgattgtataactgtcATAATTCTGGAAAGTCAATCCACAAATCTTTTGCAGTGAATAAATCCACTTCCTTGACTTTCATCATGAGGGACGTACGCCCGAGTTCTGGTTGCTTCATGAACCTGGTATGGAGTTTGTACATTTGCGTTGATAGCTGCTTGACAAGCTCATGCCTGACGAGAGGTTTCTTGGGTTGAAATGTCCATACTAGTTTGTTATTCCTTTCCACCGTGGGAATGACGTCCTCGTTGTGTAGGAGTTGTGCAACAGTGACACCAGCCTCTCTAGCCATCTATTTAGCAACATCGGGATCGACTTGCTCATTGTTACCCACCTTGAGCAGCGGGATCGATTGCACTGACTGTTCTCCCAGCTGGGGAATGGTTTTCTTGCTTCTTTTAGTAAGGAGCTTCCCCCTCGTTTGCCCTTTTTGATGTGACTTGATAACAGAGCGGTCATAGACTGATTTAGTTCTCTTCGCACACGGCGGGTCAAAAAGATTGGCCAGAATGCGCTTGACGGTTTCCATAAGTATTATCTCCTTTGGCAAAGGCTTTATCTTGGCAAAATGGGCCCACAACTCAGCATCCACTGTCTCGTCTCTTTCCTGTGCGGTCATCTCGCAAGCCACTTTGGCGACAGAGGAGGGGTGCATTTcttccttcgcttattccgctttGGACTCTGGTTCTTCATTAGAAAATGAAATGGCCACCGGTGGCGGGTTGGCGGGATGGGTTCGGCTGACGCGGTGGTAGACTCGCGCTCGGCTCCATTCCGGGTTGGGATGGAGTCGGCTGACGTGGTGGCGGACAAGCGTCGGGCTCCATGCCGGGTGGGATGGAGTCGGTGTGAGGATCGCGTATATGTGCCCAATGACCCTGAGATCAGGAAGTTGATTCTGCAGGAGGCAGATGGTTCGTTGTATTCGATTCACCCAGGAAAtagcaagatgtatctggatttgaACGACAGTTTCTGGTGGACtggaatgaagaaggatattgcggagtgtgtggcagtttgtgatgtttGTCAGAGAGTGGAGgcagagcatcagaagccagcaggattgCTACAGCCATtgtcgatacccgaatggaagtgggacaagctaggcatggatttcatcacggGATTACCCCGAACGCGTTCAGGCTATGACTCGATTTGGGTTGTAGTCGACCGTTTGATGAAGATAtacatgaccaggatcgtatgtctgcatggagttccgagaGCCATTGTATCAGATAGAGGAACCCAGTTTACCTCAAAGTTCTGGAACCAgttgcacgaaaccttgggaacaaggctAGAGTTCAGTACAGCCTTTCATCCACAgagagatggacagaccgagagagtcaaccaTATTctagaggacatgctgagagcttgtgcactagattatggaTCCAGTTGGGACGACAATTTGCCGCACggagagttctcctacaacaacagctatcaagcCAGTTTAaatatggcccctttcgaagctttgtACGGGAGAAGGTGCAGGAAACCGTTGTTATGGGACGAAGTTGGAGACCGTAAGCTGTTCGGACCAGATTAGATTAAGGAATCTGAAGAAAAGGTTAAGTTGATTCGTGATAGACTGAAGGTAGCCCAGTCcaaacagaagagctatgcggatttaaAACACAAGGAGATAGTTCATGAAGCCGGAGACAGAGTTTATCTTCGCGTGTCCCCACTTCGAGGAGTTAAGCATTTTGGAgttaaaggaaaattagcaccacatTTTGTGGGACCATACAAAGTTCTGGAACgtataggagaagttgcttacaagtTGGAATTGCTGGAAGGATTGTCGGGAGTTCACGATGTCtttcatgtttcccagttgaaaaaGTGCCACACAGAGATGGCCGATATTCCTCTAAGAGATACAGTACCACTGGAagcaattcatttggatagtgATTTGACCTACGAGGAGAAACCAGAGAAGATTCTCGAGTATGCCAGCCGAATCACACGCAACAAGGTTATCAAGTTCTGCAAAGTTCAATGGAGCCACcataccgaggaagaagccacctgggagcgAGAGGAGGATCTATGGAAAgatcacccgcacctattttctagccaacccgaatctcgagggcgagattcatcttaagggggtaggtttgtaacatcccaaatttccaatttggaATGTTATTGCATTAGAGCAT
Coding sequences within:
- the LOC123439316 gene encoding alkane hydroxylase MAH1-like, whose amino-acid sequence is MELQELAKTLTMAPVSFLEFSLALLCLAVLYYLHVRSRRKNPLIPLDWPVVGMLPALLVNLPRLHDWVTSLLSTTQLNFRLTGPPLSGRHLFFTSDPANVRHVFTSNFPNYPKGTELAEIMDILGGGIFNADGDSWRRQRAKAQLLMSGPRFRAFVSRCSRLKVERDLLPLLDHVAATSTGGVCDLKDVFLRLTFDMTATLVFGVDPGCLTVSFPEVRFARAIDDAMDVLLVRSVLPLSWWKLVRWLGVGYERKMTVARLDIDGFIGDAIAKQRDAVKAGRVIEDDDEDSADLLSSYIDEDDDAVDDVILRDTTMNLMLAGRDTTGSALSWFFYLLTMNPRVESKILAELDTIKATTSTTLDDMVTYDPDELGRLVYLHAALCESLRLYPPVPFEHKGVVAAEALPSGHQVRPGDKIVVSLYAMGRMEAVWGEDCREFRPERWIGEDGKLRYVPSYKFASFNTGPRTCLGKDMAFVQLKVVAAAVVRNFEVEAVPGHVVEPNISIILHMKNGFKARIKRRRQVMNS